In one window of Eubalaena glacialis isolate mEubGla1 chromosome 13, mEubGla1.1.hap2.+ XY, whole genome shotgun sequence DNA:
- the LOC133104119 gene encoding zinc finger protein 248-like codes for MSEKSFKGRKCAKSFHKALKLSQHQRTCLGEPNNECSESGRVLSKKSHLIQNQRAHKGKKTYDCNKCGDSFPKKPDLSQHQSVHTGKKPYECSECGKSFFVKSNLTEHQRTHTGEKPYKCHECGKSFCQKSALTVHQRTHTGEKPYKCNECGKTFCVKSNLTQHQRTHTGEKPYECNECWKSFCVKSNLIVHQRTHTGEKPYRCPECGKTFYEKSALTKHQRIHTGEKPYECNECRKTFSQRSALTKHQRKKHKKKTPTNTLHVEKPSSAVHSR; via the coding sequence ATGAGTGAGAAGAGCTTTAAAGGTCGTAAGTGTGCGAAATCCTTCCACAAGGCGTTGAAACTCAGTCAACATCAGAGAACATGTTTGGGGGAACCAAATAATGAGTGTAGTGAAAGTGGGAGGGTCTTAAGTAAGAAATCACACCTCATTCAAAATCAGAGGGCCCACAAAGGGAAGAAAACCTATGACTGTAATAAATGTGGGGACAGCTTCCCTAAGAAACCAGACCTTTCTCAACATCAGAGTGTGCACACAGGaaaaaaaccctatgaatgtagtGAATGTGGGAAGTCCTTTTTTGTAAAGTCCAACCTCACTGAGCATCAGAGAACTCACACAGGAGAAAAACCCTACAAATGTCATGAATGTGGAAAATCCTTCTGCCAGAAGTCAGCCCTCACCGTACATCAGAGaactcacacaggagagaaaccctataaatgtaatgaatgtgggaaaaccttctGTGTGAAGTCAAACCTTACTCAACATCAAAGGacccacacaggagagaaaccctatgaatgtaatgaatgcTGGAAATCTTTCTGCGTGAAATCCAACCTCATTGTACATCAGAGAActcatacaggagagaaaccctacaGATGTCCCgaatgtgggaaaaccttctATGAAAAGTCAGCCCTCACaaaacatcagagaattcacacaggggaaaaaccctatgaatgtaatgaatgtaGAAAAACCTTCAGCCAGAGGTCAGCCCTCACcaaacatcaaagaaaaaaacataagaagaaaACTCCCACCAACACTCTCCACGTGGAGAAGCCATCCTCTGCAGTTCATAGCCGTTGA